CATTCCCTACCAGCGCGCCGCCCTCTGGATGGGCTTCTTCATCATTCTGTGCGCATCCGCCCTGAAGCATCTGCATCAATAGAGCTATCCCCACTCCCTCGCTCGCCCTTCTCAGTCGCTTCGCCTGTATCTAACAAGATACCTGGCGTACCATTTTGGATACGCCGCATAACGCCATTTCCATTTCTCTTTTTCCGCTCCGTTCTCCATCTATTACACGCATTATTGAAATCAACCACTTAGATATTTGTGATAGCTATTGACCATTTCGAAATACTGGTATGACCATTGCTGAAGAGCAAGGACAGCATTAACGTATGTCTTACCAATAATTTGTATTTGGATATGGCTTTGCTGCAAGAGCTCCCGACAGAAGCATCCCCTTCTCCCAACTCACTATGGCATGGACTGAAGCCGTCGGCCTTCCATCATGATCTTGAGGGTTCCCCTCTACATGATGCTGTCGCTGCGAGATTGTGCCCATCTCACAACGCACTGACGCCTTTACCCATGGCCATGAGCGCCGTGCCTCCACCAGGAGGCACGGCCTGCTTCCGCCATTCACAGCTTTGGACGGCGATGCCAGAGCCACGCGTTCCTCTCCCTCAACTCATCGTGATCATGCGCCAGCATGCGAAAGGACTCTCATGTTGATCGGCGAATCACCCAGACAAAAGACCGTCAATCCGACAAAACGGTTGCGCCAGCGTGCAGTCGCGCCACAAGCGAAAACGACCAGGCTCACCATTACGCTCCCTTCCCATCTGGTCGAGCAATTGCGGGATGTCGTGTATTGGAACCCGCAGACGACCTTGGCCTGGCTCGTCGAAGGCGCCCTGCTGGCGGAAATCAAAAAGATGGAGCACGCAAACAAGGGGCCGTTCCCTCGCCGAACCGCCGAATTAAAATCGGGCCGTCCACGGATCAGCAACAGTTCTGTACGCAACCCTGCTTCGATGATCCTGCCCGCGGCTGCGCTGCAACCGCCGGAACAATCAGGAACGCCGCACCGATTGATTATTTCGACACCGCTCGAGGCCAACACGGAATGCGAGCATTAGCGATACCCCGCCTCGGTACCACTCTCCGTCCCCCGAGGACAGAGTCATCGATCAAGGGCGAACCGCTAGAGTTCTGTGGCAGAAGGTCAGGAAGAGGACCGGCCGGAAAAGGCCCGCTTAAAAACGGTCTTCAAGCCGAAGTAGGCAAACGAGTCTTTGAGATTTGAGTAGAGCCGCTTGAATCGGCCCATCTCGGGATTCGTAACATATTCCATAGTTAGGACAATGCGCTCCTCTCCCTCTCCCAAGGGAGTCACGGCATGCCAGAGCTTATCCCCGTTGAAGATCACCATATCGCCTGGCTCGGTAATCAGTTCGAGATGCCGGGTTTCTTTTGTCGGATCGTCCTTGAATAGATCACACACGAGTTTGCACTGCGCCGACCGATCGACCAGCCCCAACAAGATCGTATAGCGCGCCCCCTTGTAGTACGACGTATCGTAGTGGAACCCGATATGATCTCCCGGCTCTGTATAGTAGTAGAGCGCGCAGGAATGCGGATCGTTGTCTGGGCAGAGCAACAGATCGGCGTGCACCAGCCGATTGAGGAAGCCGCGATAGGACGCCGACCGATAGAGATCGAGAAAGAGCGCGGACTGTTCGAGCACCGTATAGTAGCTGACGCTGCCGCCCTTTTTGTGCCCTGGGATATAGTTCCGGTTCAGACTGGGCTGCAGCCCGTGGGCCTGCGGCACCAACACCTCTTCCACAAACGACCGCGGGAGAAATTGCTTGATGACGAGAAATTCGTTTTGCGCCCAGTACGTTTTGTGCGCCTGCTCGAAATCGATCGCCGCCACCGCTTGATCGATCCTGTCACTCACGACACGCTTCTGTTCAGCTTGCATGCTCATCGCTCACCTGCGTTGCGCTTCCTCTTACCCCTATTCCGGCGTTAATTCAGCACCGGGGCCTTGACCACCTCAACATCAGGCGGCGTTTTGAAATCGAAGACCTCGTTTCCCAGCCCGACATTCGGCTTCAGCGACGAAAACTCAAATGTCGCCACATTCCCATTCACCTCATAGAGCCAAACCGTTCGGATGAAATAGGTCTTGGGGAACACCTCCACCACAATCCGCTGCACTGGACGAGCGGGGTCGCCTTCCTGTCCTTTCGGCGTGAGGCTCAGCAACCGCAGCCCCCCCACCCCCCGGTCCTTTTTCCCCGTTGCCGGAGCCACCTCGAACGACTCTTCCAGCTTGGCCGCGCCCTGCAAGAGTTCGAGCGGCGCTTGCGAAGCCGCCATGCGCGTCAGCTTCCCCACCAGCACTTGCTTGTGTTCCGGCACATACACTTTCACATCGTCCTGGTTCACGTAGATCTGCTCGGTCGCCGGTTCGAGGTAATCCCATCGCAACCGGCCTGGTTTCTTGATGTAGACCTTGCCGGACGATGTCACCGGCCGCTCAAACCCTTCGATCCTGGTCTGTTGGGTAAAGTCCGCTTGAAGATCTTTCGTTTTCTCGTATCGGGCCTGAAGCTGTTTCACGATGTCCTGCACTTCCACCAGCGCCTTGTCGTCGATGGCGAAATCACCCGCCCACGCGGTTCCCGCCAGAACCATGCAACCGGCACAGACAACCGCCCGCATCAGTCTCACCATCATGCTTCAGCCGCTCCCACCGGCCCTCGACGGCCCAACACTTCCCGCCGGCCGTCACGGCCCGCGGCGCCCACAATCCCGTCCGCCTCCATCTGCTCGATCATGCGCGCGGCACGGGGATAGCCCACCCGCAACCGCCGTTGAATCAACGACGCCGACGCCTGCCCGGTCGACAGCACCAAGTCCTTGGCCTGTTCGTACACCTCGTCCTTGGCCTCCTCCTCTGCCGCGTCCTCCTGCTTGAGCGATTGCAGCTCGGGATCGTACTTCGGCAGCGCCTGCTTCTTCACAAACTCCACAACCCGCCGCACATCGTCATCGGAGACAAACGATCCATGCAAACGAGCAAGCCGGCCGGTCCCGGAGGCGAGATACAGCATATCCCCGCGCCCGAGAAGCGCCTCGGCGCCGTTGGCATCGAGAATCGTGCGCGAATCGGTTTTCGACGACACTTGGAAGGCAATGCGTGCCGGAAAGTTGGCCTTGATGAGTCCGGTCAGCACATCCACCGACGGCCGCTGCGTGGCCAGCACCAGATGGATGCCGGAGGCTCTGGCCATTTGCGCCAACCGCGCGATCTTATCCTCTACATCCTTGGGGGCCACCATCATGAGATCCGCCAACTCGTCGATCATCACGACAATGTACGGAAGCGGTTCCGGCGGAGTCGGCCGGTCACGCGGGCCAGGATTCACCTCGGGGTCGGTGGACTCGCCGGCGGCCAAACGCGCTTCCTCGGTCAAAAACTGCATGGGCAATTCAGGCTGATTGGCCGCCGCCGTCTCTTCCGCAAAGGCTTCATGCAGCCCGGCCACCTTGCGATTGTACGCATCGATGTTCCGGACACCCGCTTCCGAAAGCAGTTTGTAGCGGCGCTCCATCTCGGCTACCACCCATCCCAACCCACGCGCCGCAGACTTTGCATCGGTGATGACCGGCCGCAGCAAGTGAGGGATGCCGTCGTAGGCCGAAAACTCCAGCATCTTCGGATCGATCAAGAGGAGCTTGACCTCGCTCGGCCGCGCAGAAAAGAGAATGCTCAACAACATCGTGTTGAGCCCGACGCTCTTGCCGGCCCCGGTCGCGCCGGCCACCAGCAAATGCGGCATGGTTTTGAGATCCGCCGTCGCCGGGGCGCCGAAGATATCCTTGCCCAGCGCCAGCGTGAGCTTCGAGCGGGCCTTCGTAAAGATCTCGCTCATCACGACTTCTTTCATCGACACCGTCTCGCGAGCCAGGTTGGGCACTTCGATCCCGACCACCGACTTCCCCGGGATCGGCGCAACAATGCGCAAGCTCGTCGCCTTCAGCCCAAGCGCCAGGTCATCGGCCAAGTTGACGATCCTCGCGACTTTGGTGCCGGGCGACGGCTCAAACTCATACATCGTCACGACCGGGCCCGGCCGCACCTCCGTCACCTTCCCCTCGATGCCAAAGCTCGTCAAGGCCCGCATCAACACATCCGACTGCGCTTTCAACTCGTCATCCGACATGCGGGTGACCGGACCGCTGGGATCGGTCAACAGCTCATCCGGATCGGGCAGCTGATAGTCGCCCGCATCGACGGATACCGGAGCAATCTCCGGCTCCGACTCCGTAGCGTCCGCAGAAGAGGTCACCGCCTGCAAAGGCGGCTGGATGACCGGCCATTCGGTCGGTGGATTGGGAACCGCCTCTTCCGCAGAAATGGCAGCCACATCAACGCTCTCCTGAGAAACAGCCGGCTTGGCGGCTTTCCCTCTCTGTCTCCGATTCGCCGTGTCCGCAACGGCCGGTTCGGCCCGTTCAGGCAGCACCGCCGCCAATCGTTCGCGCAGCGCCGCCCAGCGGGCGGGAACCGCATGAATGAACTCGGTGAGGGAAAGCGGCGTCGTAAACAGCAGCGATACGAGAAATCCGGCGATAATCAATATGTGCGCGCCCGTGCTGGCAAACCATGCCCGCAGCCCCTCGGCCACCATCTGGCCGCACAGCCCTCCGGCAACCCCGCGATAGACCAAGCCGCTGGTGAAGGTCGGCACGGCGGTCGCTTCCAGATGCAGAAAGGCGCTGAGAAAGAGCACCGCGGCGAGGGAACTCCCCGCCGTGCGCAAGCGGATGCTGACAGGACTCTGCGAAAAGCAGCGCAGGCCCACCCGCCCGAGTAATAGGGGGAAGAGATAGGCTGCGCCGCCGATGAGATAAAAGAATCCGCCGGCGAGCACCGCGCCGAATGATCCAATGAGATTGCGTGGAGGATTCGCCGCCGGCGCCCCCGCCGCGA
The nucleotide sequence above comes from Nitrospira sp.. Encoded proteins:
- a CDS encoding 2OG-Fe(II) oxygenase: MSMQAEQKRVVSDRIDQAVAAIDFEQAHKTYWAQNEFLVIKQFLPRSFVEEVLVPQAHGLQPSLNRNYIPGHKKGGSVSYYTVLEQSALFLDLYRSASYRGFLNRLVHADLLLCPDNDPHSCALYYYTEPGDHIGFHYDTSYYKGARYTILLGLVDRSAQCKLVCDLFKDDPTKETRHLELITEPGDMVIFNGDKLWHAVTPLGEGEERIVLTMEYVTNPEMGRFKRLYSNLKDSFAYFGLKTVFKRAFSGRSSS
- a CDS encoding outer membrane lipoprotein carrier protein LolA, which produces MMVRLMRAVVCAGCMVLAGTAWAGDFAIDDKALVEVQDIVKQLQARYEKTKDLQADFTQQTRIEGFERPVTSSGKVYIKKPGRLRWDYLEPATEQIYVNQDDVKVYVPEHKQVLVGKLTRMAASQAPLELLQGAAKLEESFEVAPATGKKDRGVGGLRLLSLTPKGQEGDPARPVQRIVVEVFPKTYFIRTVWLYEVNGNVATFEFSSLKPNVGLGNEVFDFKTPPDVEVVKAPVLN
- a CDS encoding DNA translocase FtsK 4TM domain-containing protein, which produces MGATTSSKRGEARRAPSPPSHIQREVIGVVLIALSLLTLLSLLSFVPGEAKTVAAGAPAANPPRNLIGSFGAVLAGGFFYLIGGAAYLFPLLLGRVGLRCFSQSPVSIRLRTAGSSLAAVLFLSAFLHLEATAVPTFTSGLVYRGVAGGLCGQMVAEGLRAWFASTGAHILIIAGFLVSLLFTTPLSLTEFIHAVPARWAALRERLAAVLPERAEPAVADTANRRQRGKAAKPAVSQESVDVAAISAEEAVPNPPTEWPVIQPPLQAVTSSADATESEPEIAPVSVDAGDYQLPDPDELLTDPSGPVTRMSDDELKAQSDVLMRALTSFGIEGKVTEVRPGPVVTMYEFEPSPGTKVARIVNLADDLALGLKATSLRIVAPIPGKSVVGIEVPNLARETVSMKEVVMSEIFTKARSKLTLALGKDIFGAPATADLKTMPHLLVAGATGAGKSVGLNTMLLSILFSARPSEVKLLLIDPKMLEFSAYDGIPHLLRPVITDAKSAARGLGWVVAEMERRYKLLSEAGVRNIDAYNRKVAGLHEAFAEETAAANQPELPMQFLTEEARLAAGESTDPEVNPGPRDRPTPPEPLPYIVVMIDELADLMMVAPKDVEDKIARLAQMARASGIHLVLATQRPSVDVLTGLIKANFPARIAFQVSSKTDSRTILDANGAEALLGRGDMLYLASGTGRLARLHGSFVSDDDVRRVVEFVKKQALPKYDPELQSLKQEDAAEEEAKDEVYEQAKDLVLSTGQASASLIQRRLRVGYPRAARMIEQMEADGIVGAAGRDGRREVLGRRGPVGAAEA